A segment of the Triticum urartu cultivar G1812 chromosome 1, Tu2.1, whole genome shotgun sequence genome:
TCAGGTCATACAGACCAAGACCCTCACATACTTCCATCGGGGTCATTGCTCCCCTCTGCATTCACAAGACACACAGGCACTACATGATTAAGCATACAAGGAGTGAAAATAAACCTGTTTTCTAAGGCAGAATAAACTCTTCCTTTTCACAAGTGAAACTGAAAATATCAACAAAAGGCTACTTCAGCCCTACATAAATGCAGCATGTCCATATATGTAAACAATGTAAATCCCCTACAATCTGCAAACTCTTTATATATGCACGCAAGAAGCAAGTCCAAAACAACCAGTCTTAAGGCAGAGAATTATAATCTACTAGTATTCTACACAAACCACACCATCTTGAACAAGTGCACGTGATACCAAAAGAAACCATGACAAGCATACCATGTCTTGCTTGTTAGCAAACACCAATAATACACTGTTGAGCATAAATGGGTCATTGATTATGGCCTGCAAGAGATAATAGATTACAGTAAGTTAGAGCACATATCACAACAGATATTACCACAGAAACAGGAACAGGTTCTCGATAAGAAATGCCATAAACCTGAAATTCAGCCCTGGCTCTTCCAATTCTATCCCTGTCGAGGGAATCGACCACATAGATCTGCAAGTTAACAAACGCAACAGAGAAAGCTTACATCTCAAGAAAGCAGTGTCATATCACAAATCACTATGCCCCATCAATAAATCAAAGGCGAGTTCTAGCATGATCCACAAAGACGAAGGTCCTAGGCTAGGTAGGGAGATGTGTAGTAACATCCAGACACTTATCCTGTTTGGCTAACAATTCTACCATGTCTGTTTTTGGTGCCTCAGCAGCTAAGAGCACTAACGTATGCAAATATCCACAGTAGATAAGCTAATTGACCATCTTTCCTGGTGACTGCTACTGAACTTGTTCATAAATCAGATGGGCACAAAAGAGAAGCAAGTAAAGAATGAAACAACTAACTGGAGGAAAGGAACTTATAGCTTTAGTAGTCCTATATGTTCCTATGTTGAATCGCTACTTAAAATACAACGAAACAACAAGCAAGCATATGGAATGAGAGTAATGACCAGAGCATCCGTGTTGTTGAAGTAGTGCCTCCACAAGGGCCTCAATTTCTCCTGGCCGCCCACATCCCACACAGTGAACACTACATTCTTGTACTGAACCTTCTCAACATTGAAACCTGCCCACGAATGGATTAACTAGCAAAGTAGTTCAAGGGCTTCGTGTTTAGTcgtatgaaagcacactgcacgAGCCCAAAATTAGTTAATAAGTAAAGAGATAGGCAGGCAGGTATGTTGTACCAATGGTGGGGACGGTGGAGAGTACTTCGCCAATGTGTAGCTTGTAGAGTATGGTGGTTTTACCGGCTGCATCCAACCCAAGCATCACCACCTAGCATAAGGCAACAGGCCGTTCCATTAGAATCGAGGAGCACAACGAATTAGCTTGGATCTTCGTGCCCTCTGAGTATCTCTGATGGTACATGGATGGTATGCATACATAGTGCGATGAAAATAGCAACTAACATGACAAAAGCAGCTAGTAAGAAAGCGAGCATCATCACATCACATGGTTGAGATGTAAAATCTGCTAGCTCCTCAGTTGTATGTATTCATCAGGATGAAAACAAATCAAATCAGACAGAATCATATGAAACTAATAGTAAATCAAAGGAGGAGCGGATCGATATGTGCTCTGATCGAAGGTCGACCGATCCATTCGCCCAACAAACTAATTAGGAGAAGAGAGGAGAGAAGAGGGCGCACCCGCATCTCCTTGTTGCCAAAGAAGGCATCGAAGAGCTTGCGAAAGGCCTGGCCCATCTCCCTCCCTCCTTGGATCAGGAGAATCTGGCCGGCTGGTCGGCCGCCGAAGAGGATGGGAATGGACCGGCTTCTGGAAGTTTCTGCTGCGTGTGTGAGGTTCGGGGTAGGATCGATCGGCCCCGCCCCTGCCTGCCTGCCTTGCTTCCTCTGGTCGAAGTCGGAGCCGGAGACgacgggggaggaggaggaggaggtggagatgCTGAGCTCACTGGCGTTGGGGGGTGGTAGCGGATGCCCAAGGAATAATCTGGGCCGTCTACTTTTACGTGGGCCCCAACGACCATGTGAGCGGGTTGCAGTTAGGTTAGGTCGGGTTAAGCTGTTTTTTTTTGCAACTGGGTTGGAGAAGTATCACCTTTTTCTTTAACTGATTCtaaaaatactccctccgttccgaattacttgtcttgaatttgtctagatacgaaggtatctagcactaaaatgagtctagatacatccgtatctagacaaatccaagacaagtaattcggaacggagggagtatatattaTTTTGACAACCTAAAAGAAAAGGCCAATTCTTTATTCTGAAATAGAAAGAGCTTTATGTATAATTATGCATAACCAATTCCGCAGGTAGGACGAGAATTGAGAGTAGCTCAGATGGTTAGGTTCCTTACGGTGAAACCAGTCCACCAAGTTTAAAGTCCTAAACTTCGACACTGGTGCTCGTATTTTCATGTATTTATCTGAGACTTTCCCGTGATGTtaggaggagacgttcccgtcgactgCGAAGACAGGTGTGCACGTGTGTGTTCTTAAGAGTAAGTGTATCTATGTGTATGTGGGCTTCTACATTTGTACCGTGTTAAAAAATTGCACGCAGGACAAAATGAGCTTTGTGTAACTTTAATTTACACCAAATTAGCTTTTTTGCTCATAAAAGGTTTTCATTAATTAAACAGAGTCATTACTGCCCTGTCGACAAAGGATGTCAACCTCCTCAGGGGCACTACGAAGCCATACAGCGGTTTGGGCAATAACCACCCCCTCCTTCTGGGTGAGTGTGTGGCTAGCTTTGTTTTGCTCCCGTTTGATCAATGTTATCTCACGCTATGGGCCTGCAATGAGCTGCCGGATATCTCCAACCATTGCAACCACCGAAGACCTATTGGCCTTGGAGTCATTGTTCATGTGGGCCACCGAAGAGCAGCCCGTCTTCACGATGAGTCTGTTTGGACTCCGCTCAAGGGCCAGAGTCACTCCCTCCATTAGCACCGCCATCTCCACCTCAAGGGCGCTCATACATATGTGAATGAAGCGACAAGATGAGTAAATGACAACACTTGCGTGATCTCGGAGTATCATTCCAACACCTCCTGTGCTCTCCTCTTCCTTCCATGCACTGTCCATGTTCAGATTTACCCAACTGAATGGTGGCTTTCATCATCGCTCGAGAGGTCGTGTGCTTGCAGTCATCATTTTACAGAGCCAAACTAGTTATATACCTGTGTGTTAGCACAGAAAAATGGAACCTTCAATAAAAATGTTCATCCAAATCAAACACACTCCAATGACAAATTTTATCTCCCTCGCCCTCATGCAGAAGCCTCGATTCATCCAACATTCAACGTAGCTCTCATGTGCAGTGTCTATCAAATGATaaatgtcggtatttccccaaagaggaaggggtgatgcagtacaactacggtaggtatttcccttagttatgaaaccaaggttatcaatccagtaggagaatcaagcaacactatgtaaacggtacctgcacacaaagaacaaatacttgcaacccgacgcataagaggggttgtcaatccctccacggtaaaaagatagattaaattgtatgagattggataaatagatctagcAAGAACACAAAATAAAGTAAGTAAAGAAAAAGTACAACAAGGTATTTTGGGGGTTTTTGGAAATATAGATCTGAAAacaatatgataaaagatagacccggggccgtagatttcactagtggcttctctcgagaaaatagcgtacgatgggtaaacaaattattgttgggaaattgatagaagaTCAAATAATTGTGaagatatccaaggcaatgatcatgtatataggcatcacgtcaaatattagtagaccgacttctgcctgcatctactactattactccacacatcgatcgttatccagcatgctctagtgtattaagttcatggagaaacagagtaatgcaataagaacgatgacatgatgtagacaagatctattcatgtaggaatagaccccatctttttatccttaatagcaatgatacatacatgcctcgctaccccttatgtcactgggtaaggataccgcaagatcgaacccatcacaaagcacctcttcccattgcaataAAAAATTGATCTAGccggcctaactaaaccaaagattcagagaagaaatacgaggctataaataatcatgcatataatcgatcaaataaaactcaaataatattcatggatatagatctgatcataaactcaaacttcatcggatcccaacaaacacaccgcaaaaagtcattacatcaaatagatctccaagaacaacgaggagaacattgtattgagaatcaaaaagagagaaaaagccatctagctactgcctacagACCCGTAGGCCTATggtgaactactcatgcatcatcagaggagcaccaatgaggatgatgaacccctccgtgatcgtgTTCCCCTCCAGTAGAGTGCCGGAATAGGGCTCTAGATTgaatctcgtggttctggaacttgcggtggctggaattgtgtttcgtcgactcctctatggtttctggaatatttgggtatttatagagtcgAGAGGCGGTGGAGGAGACGTACCCCTGTGGCCCCACAACCCatcagggcgcgcctgggcctcctggcgcgccctgatgtcttgtgggccccacatacctcccctctggtgcttccttggctcccaagttgtcttctggtcccaaaaaatctccaaaaagtttcgctacatttggactctgtttggtaccgatattctgcgaagtaaaaaaaaagcaaaaagcaacaattggcacttggcactatgtccataggttagtcccaaaaaatgatataaatttgctataaaatgattgtaaaacatccaagaatgataatataacaacatggaacaatcaaaaattatagatacgttggagacgtatcagcatccctaagcttaattattgctcgtcctcgagtaggtaaatgataaaaacagaatttttgaagtggaatgttgcctaacctgttcatcacatattattttcttttgtagcatggacatttggacttttagatggttcaaagcaatagtccatatttgacatgaagacttcaatactcaagcatatcaacaagcaaccatatctttcaaaatatcaacactaaagaagttatccctagcccatcatgctcaatcattgatccattcacgGAACACACTTGAgtattagctacatccaatgcacAAGTGTTGTCATAGTgctccctagttggtgctttataagagaagatggagactcaaataaaaataaaaattgcataaaataaatagataggcccttcacagagggaagtagagatttgtagatgtgccagagctcaaagcaaacATTTAGAGATAAATATTTtgagaggcatgcttttcctgtgAACGAAAACGACTGAGTAGTTCCCAGTACTTTTCATGCTAGATacatcataggcggttcccaaatagaaaataaagtttattccttttcccACCATTTtttcacaatccatggctagctgtatccacgggtgccttccataccaacactttccaaggaatttattattgaacaacataaatatattttttgcatttcaggactgggcatccctattaccttTGCTACACTCTTGTGCAATGgtaagtgaataaacactcatcttgagaataacacatctagcataaaaaatattggccaccccctgtcgcttcatgagcggtacgggcacataaaaaagaattttattttgaaaattagagttggcacatacaaatttacttggaacaacacgaaaataccgcatataggtaggtatggtggactcatatggcaaaactcgGTTTAAGGATTTGGGATGCATAAGTATTATTCCCACTTAGTagaaatgaaggctagcaaatagattgagaagcaaccaaccaagaaacaacAATTCTCATAAACCAAcgttaagcataattaacaccgaataatgcaccacaagtaggatgtaatttcattgcataattattgactttcgtgcttgcatagggaaccacaaaccttaacaccaatattcttactaaagcacaattactcaccaacatgactcacatattactatctccatatctcaaaactattgcaaggaatcaaacttatcatatccaatgatctacatgaaagtttttattatatccttcttgaaTATTCATCATATTTAGGAGTGATGGGCACATGCTTCTCCGTACTGATTCGTATGGAATTAGCCCGACCCGGCGATCAAATTCTTGGTGGGAATCATCAACTTTATAATGTTTTAATAGCGGCTCACGCTTTTTTAATGATCTTTTTTATGGTTATGCCGGCGATGATAGGTGGATTTGGTAATTGATTTGTTCCGATTGTGATAGGTGCACCTGACATGGCATTTCCATGATTAAATAATATATCATTCTAGTTGTTGCCACCAAGTCTCTTGATCTTATTAAGCTCGTCCTTAGTAGAAGTGGGCAGCGACACTGGGTGGATAGTTTATCCGCCCTTAAGTGGTATTACCAGCCATTCTGGAGGAGCTGTTGATTTAGCAATTTTTAGTCTTCATCTATGAGGTATTTCATCAATTTTAGGTTCTATCAATTTTATAACAACTATCTTCAACATGCGTGGACCTGGAATGACTATGCATAGATTACCACTTTTTGTGTGGTCCGTTCTAGTGACAGCATTCCTACTTTTATTATCACTTCCGGTACTGGCGGGGGCAATTACAATGTTACTAATCGATCGAAACTTCAATACAACCTTTTTTGATCCTGCGGGAGGGGGAGACCCAATATTATACTAGCATCTCTTTTGGTTCTTTGGTCATCCAAAGGTGTATATTCTCATTCTGCCTGGATTTGGTATTATTAATCATATCGTATTGACCTTTTCAAGAAAACCGGTCTTCGGGTATCTAGGCATGGTTTATGCCATGATAAGTATAGGTGTTCTTGGATTTATAGTTTGGGCTCATCATATGTTTACTGTGGGCTTAGACGTTGATATGCGTGCCTACTTCACCGCAGCTACCATGATCGTAGTTGTGCCGACAGGAATCAAAATCTTTAGTTGGATCGCTACCATGTGGGGAGGTTCGATACAATACAAAACACACATGTTATTTGCTGTAGGGTTCATCTTTTTGTTCACCATAGGAGGGCTCACTGGAATAGTTCTAGCGAACTCTGGGCTAGATATTGCTCTATATGATATTTATTATGTGGTTGCACATTTCCATTATGTACTTTCTATGGGAGCCATTTTTGCTTTATTTGCTGGATTTTACTATTGGGTGGGTAAAATCTTTGGTCGTACATATACTGAAACTTTAGGCCaaatccattcttggatcactttTTTCGGGGTTAATCTGACCTTCTTTCCCATGCATTTCTTAGGGCTTTCGGGTATGCCACGTCGCATTCCAGATTATCCAGATGCTTACGCCTGATGAAATGCTCTGAGCAGTTTTGATTCTTATATATTCGTAGTTGGGATTCTCGTTTCTTCGTAGTTGTCGCAATCACTTCAAGTAGTGGAAAGAACCAAAAATATGCGGAAAATCCTTGGGTTGTTGAACAGAATCCAGCCACACTAGAATGGTTGGTACAAAGCCCTCCGGCCTTTCATACTTTTGGGGAACTTCCTGCGATAAAAGAGACAAAAAGCTAAAAAAAACCTCTCCTAACTATGAAGGATGTTTCATAGAGATAGGTGTGGGGAAATAAGTTATTCATTTGAAGAGTTAGTTGGCTGGCCTACCGGCCCGCAGATTAGGTTGGCTTTTATCGTCAAGTGAACTACGTAACCAAAGCGATTCCTTCTTGGTGGAGATAGGTGGGTCCTGGTCCAACCTAAGTCACTTCGAACCTGACGGGTCATTCGTTCGTGTGGAGAATCTCTCTCCTTAGTTAGGATTTCATTATCTTCAAGGCTAAGCATATTCATATGTCGAAGAAGGGGGGAGTGTCTCCATTTACGCTCATAGAACCTGGAAAAAAGAATATACCATCGTTTAAGGACCAAGGATGCGATGTGAGAAGCATAGGTTGGAGTAGCAGGAGTATGCGACAAGCAGTTGCATGTTTGATGTGGGTCTGTAACCAGATGAATTATAATACTTGGAATCCTCGCGGTATAGCTGCCACGAGGGCTCTTTTCCCACTTAATAGATTCATTGTTTCGTTACTGCGGTTGAGGGTACTTGTCGTTCAGAGATGCTATCAGAGTAGGAAAGTTAGCCAAGTTATCCTGCCTAGTTTAGATAAAGCACCCTGATCATACCAGATGCAACCCGATCATATACTACTTGTgaatccaaaatccttaaacccagttttgccatatgagtccaccatacctacctatatgcggtatttccgTGCCGTTcaaagtaaatttgtatgtgccagctctaattttcaaaacaaatttcctttttgtgtgctcgtaccacTCATGAAGCGACggggggtggccaatatttttcatgctagatgcattattctcaagatgagtgtttattcaatTGTCATTGCGCGAGAGTGTGGCAAAGGTAataggatgcccagtcccaaaatgcaaaaaaatatttATGTTGTTCAATAATAAATTACTTGGAAaatgttggtatggaaggcacccgtggatatggctagccatggattgtgaaagaatggtggaaaaaggaataaactttattttctgtttgggaaccgcctatgatgtatctagcatggaaagtactAGGAACTACTCG
Coding sequences within it:
- the LOC125511686 gene encoding ADP-ribosylation factor-like yields the protein MGQAFRKLFDAFFGNKEMRVVMLGLDAAGKTTILYKLHIGEVLSTVPTIGFNVEKVQYKNVVFTVWDVGGQEKLRPLWRHYFNNTDALIYVVDSLDRDRIGRARAEFQAIINDPFMLNSVLLVFANKQDMRGAMTPMEVCEGLGLYDLNNRIWHIQGTCALKGDGLYEGLDWLATTLDEMRATGRLASTSA